The Lactobacillus sp. CBA3605 genome contains a region encoding:
- the rpoZ gene encoding DNA-directed RNA polymerase subunit omega: protein MILYPSVDDLLKQVNSRYSLIMLASKRAHELDAGAAPMLSEYKSVKTIGRALEEIAAGDLMIDPDETDKD from the coding sequence TTGATCTTATATCCATCAGTTGATGATTTATTAAAGCAAGTTAATTCACGTTACTCATTGATTATGTTAGCTAGCAAGCGGGCCCATGAATTAGATGCCGGTGCTGCACCAATGCTTAGCGAATACAAATCAGTTAAAACCATTGGTCGGGCGTTAGAAGAAATTGCGGCCGGCGACTTAATGATTGATCCTGACGAAACCGATAAGGACTAG
- the coaBC gene encoding bifunctional phosphopantothenoylcysteine decarboxylase/phosphopantothenate--cysteine ligase CoaBC, which yields MSIWTNRRVTVVISGGIASYKAVTLIRLLMKQGATVRVAMTAHAAEFVTPLTFQTLTQQPVVCDEFTMADPHHVVHVALADWTELMVVVPATANIIAKMAMGLADDAATTTILATTAPKYVIPAMNTHMYENPATQRNLAQLTADGNHVLTPATGMLAEGYVGQGRLPEPPVILAWLTDQLLAATSTLPLHGQKVLVTAGGTREQLDPVRFLSNRSSGKMGYAVAQAAYMMGAQVTLISAQTALPKPAGVTIVPVTSAADMLAATTKAFATTDILVMAAAVSDYRPVQPATQKIKKQAGQTGLTLDLTETTDILKSLATQKQTQFVIGFAAETEHLLANANKKLAAKRLDLLVANDVAKPGVGFNGETNQVTLLRPNAPAITTAVLPKLAIAEKILETAISQGAVKHQ from the coding sequence GTGAGTATTTGGACGAATCGGCGGGTAACAGTAGTCATTAGTGGCGGCATTGCCAGCTATAAAGCGGTGACCTTGATTCGGCTATTAATGAAACAGGGGGCGACAGTCCGAGTTGCAATGACGGCGCATGCTGCTGAATTTGTGACCCCGTTAACGTTTCAAACGTTAACGCAACAACCAGTCGTTTGTGACGAGTTTACCATGGCGGATCCGCACCACGTGGTGCATGTGGCGTTAGCGGATTGGACCGAACTCATGGTTGTTGTACCAGCAACCGCCAATATTATTGCTAAAATGGCGATGGGCTTAGCAGATGATGCGGCGACCACGACTATTTTAGCAACAACGGCGCCTAAATATGTGATTCCAGCGATGAATACCCATATGTATGAGAATCCAGCCACGCAGCGCAATTTAGCCCAATTGACGGCGGACGGCAATCACGTTTTGACGCCAGCAACTGGCATGTTGGCAGAAGGTTATGTTGGTCAAGGGCGTTTACCCGAACCACCGGTTATTTTAGCGTGGTTGACAGATCAGCTACTAGCAGCGACGTCAACGTTGCCACTGCATGGTCAAAAGGTCTTAGTGACAGCTGGCGGCACGCGTGAGCAACTTGATCCGGTTCGCTTTCTCTCCAATCGTTCTTCTGGAAAAATGGGTTACGCAGTCGCACAAGCCGCCTATATGATGGGGGCTCAAGTGACGTTGATCAGTGCTCAGACGGCTTTGCCGAAACCAGCAGGTGTGACAATTGTACCCGTTACTTCGGCGGCTGACATGCTGGCAGCAACGACTAAAGCCTTTGCCACGACCGACATTTTAGTGATGGCCGCTGCAGTTTCAGATTATCGGCCAGTTCAGCCAGCAACCCAAAAAATTAAAAAGCAGGCTGGTCAAACCGGTTTAACGTTAGACTTAACGGAAACAACGGATATTTTAAAAAGTTTAGCAACCCAGAAGCAAACTCAATTTGTGATTGGGTTTGCTGCGGAAACCGAGCATTTATTAGCTAATGCGAACAAAAAATTAGCAGCTAAACGATTAGATTTATTAGTGGCAAATGATGTTGCGAAACCAGGGGTTGGTTTTAATGGGGAGACGAATCAGGTCACCTTATTGCGGCCAAATGCACCGGCAATCACGACGGCAGTTTTACCTAAACTAGCTATTGCCGAAAAGATTTTAGAAACCGCAATTAGTCAGGGCGCTGTGAAGCACCAGTAA
- the priA gene encoding primosomal protein N', which translates to MAQIAQVLVDVPTMQTDRPYSYQIPDAWQSQVQPGMRVVVPFGRGKRRVQGFVLSCAAATDYAGDLKAIDAVVDLAPVLNQEALALSAWLAKSTFSFQITCAQTMLPAVMRAKYEKLLRPTPQTSPTIAAQLFQGQAEVEFDQVATTPAAVSQLLRLQAAGEVEVYYQVKNQAHHKTLIGVQAVLSASQLQTAMTTVRAGAAKQIALLKGLQTLNGEAITQKAFCQRFGVTEAVIRTGEQKGWLKKLALEIYRDPYATADIKPTQPLTLNAEQQVAVDQITQAVDQPATTTFLLEGVTGSGKTEVYLQAIAAALAQGKTALMLVPEISLTPQMVQRVKGRFGKAVAVLHSGLSSGEKYDEWRRIRQQQAQVVVGARSAVFAPLTNIGIIIMDEEHESSYKQDDAPRYHARQVALWRSQYHHCPVVLGSATPALETRARAEKGVYHRLVLADRVNQRPLPPVSIIDMKKELQQHAESNFSPALLVALQDRLERHEQSVLMLNRRGYSSFVLCRDCGFVLKCPNCDISLTLHMDTHTMKCHYCGHEEAIPKVCPNCHSRQIRYYGTGTEKVEEELQALMPTARIIRMDNDTTRKKGAHAKLLAQFGRAEADILIGTQMIAKGLDFPNVTLVGVLNADTALGLPDFRASERTFQLLTQVSGRAGRAEKSGQVYIQTFNPEHYAIRFAQQHDYEGFFKYEMRMRHQGGYPPYYFTVQITASDLDEAVAAKRMYQLLQWLKPRLAPSTVLLGPTPKPIARVNRRYYYQIVIKYKQEPNLAATLTTLLQETQVQQRQGLQIAIDVEPLHFM; encoded by the coding sequence GTGGCTCAAATTGCACAAGTCTTAGTCGATGTCCCAACGATGCAGACGGACCGACCATACAGTTATCAAATTCCGGATGCCTGGCAATCTCAGGTTCAGCCAGGCATGCGGGTGGTCGTGCCATTCGGGCGAGGTAAACGGCGGGTTCAAGGATTCGTTTTAAGTTGTGCGGCGGCGACAGATTATGCTGGCGATTTAAAGGCGATTGATGCAGTCGTTGATTTAGCGCCCGTATTGAATCAGGAAGCGTTGGCGTTGTCAGCTTGGTTAGCCAAAAGCACGTTTTCATTTCAGATTACGTGCGCGCAAACCATGCTGCCAGCAGTCATGCGTGCCAAGTATGAAAAGTTATTACGGCCGACGCCGCAAACGTCACCGACGATTGCCGCCCAACTTTTTCAAGGTCAAGCCGAAGTTGAGTTTGATCAGGTTGCAACGACACCGGCCGCAGTGAGTCAACTATTACGCTTACAAGCTGCCGGTGAAGTAGAAGTTTATTATCAAGTTAAAAACCAAGCGCACCATAAAACCTTAATCGGGGTCCAAGCCGTCTTATCAGCGTCTCAATTACAAACCGCGATGACTACGGTCCGGGCTGGTGCGGCGAAACAGATAGCGCTATTGAAGGGCTTACAAACTTTGAATGGGGAAGCCATCACGCAAAAGGCATTTTGCCAACGGTTCGGGGTGACTGAAGCGGTCATTCGAACGGGTGAACAGAAAGGCTGGCTGAAAAAGTTAGCGTTAGAAATTTACCGTGATCCTTATGCGACTGCTGATATTAAACCAACGCAACCACTGACTTTAAATGCTGAGCAACAAGTTGCCGTTGATCAGATTACGCAAGCGGTTGATCAACCAGCGACGACCACCTTTTTATTAGAAGGGGTGACGGGTAGCGGCAAAACTGAAGTTTATCTGCAAGCCATTGCAGCGGCGTTAGCCCAAGGCAAGACCGCACTAATGCTAGTCCCAGAAATTTCATTGACGCCCCAGATGGTTCAACGGGTTAAAGGGCGCTTTGGTAAAGCGGTGGCTGTCTTACACAGTGGCCTATCCAGTGGTGAGAAGTATGATGAATGGCGACGTATTCGGCAACAACAAGCGCAAGTGGTCGTTGGGGCCCGTTCAGCTGTTTTTGCACCGTTGACTAATATTGGTATTATTATCATGGATGAAGAACATGAAAGCAGCTATAAACAAGACGATGCGCCCCGCTATCATGCCCGGCAAGTAGCATTATGGCGGAGTCAGTATCATCATTGTCCGGTAGTCCTCGGATCGGCGACACCAGCGCTAGAAACCCGCGCCCGGGCCGAAAAAGGCGTGTATCACCGATTAGTCTTAGCGGATCGGGTCAATCAACGCCCGTTACCGCCGGTTTCAATTATTGATATGAAAAAAGAATTACAACAACATGCTGAAAGCAATTTTTCACCAGCGTTGTTGGTAGCTTTGCAAGACCGGTTGGAACGTCATGAACAGAGTGTTTTGATGCTTAATCGGCGTGGCTATTCATCGTTTGTACTTTGTCGAGATTGCGGGTTTGTGTTGAAATGCCCGAATTGTGATATTTCGTTAACGCTACATATGGACACCCACACGATGAAGTGCCATTATTGTGGGCATGAAGAAGCGATTCCAAAGGTGTGCCCGAACTGTCATAGTCGTCAAATCCGCTATTATGGGACGGGAACAGAAAAGGTTGAGGAAGAACTCCAAGCACTAATGCCAACTGCACGAATTATTCGCATGGATAATGATACGACCCGTAAGAAAGGGGCTCATGCTAAGTTGCTGGCGCAGTTTGGCCGGGCAGAAGCCGATATTTTGATTGGTACTCAGATGATTGCTAAAGGGTTGGATTTCCCCAATGTTACGTTGGTAGGGGTGTTAAATGCCGATACGGCTTTAGGATTACCTGATTTTCGAGCCAGTGAGCGGACTTTTCAGCTCTTAACCCAAGTTAGTGGCCGGGCTGGCCGAGCTGAAAAGAGCGGGCAAGTGTATATCCAAACATTCAACCCCGAACATTATGCGATTCGTTTTGCCCAACAGCATGACTATGAAGGTTTCTTTAAATACGAGATGCGAATGCGTCATCAGGGCGGTTATCCACCGTATTATTTCACGGTTCAGATTACGGCTAGTGATTTAGATGAAGCCGTAGCTGCCAAACGGATGTATCAACTGTTACAATGGTTAAAGCCGCGGTTGGCACCTTCAACTGTTTTGCTTGGTCCGACGCCCAAGCCAATTGCGCGGGTTAATCGACGCTATTATTATCAAATTGTCATTAAATATAAACAAGAACCAAATTTAGCCGCGACTTTAACGACCTTATTACAAGAAACTCAGGTCCAACAACGACAAGGATTACAGATTGCGATTGACGTTGAGCCGTTACACTTTATGTAA
- the fmt gene encoding methionyl-tRNA formyltransferase, translated as MTSVVFMGTPKFAAPILTSLIEQDYQVLAVVTQPDRLVGRKRVLTASPVKQVAVVHDILVLQPEKISGSDEMQQIIAMQPDLIVTAAFGQFLPTKLLQAAKIGAVNVHGSLLPKYRGGAPVQYAVMNGEKETGVTIIYMIKKMDAGDMLAQRAIPIEADDDTGTLFDKLSLVGRDLLLATLPKLIAGEIEAIPQDETQVTFSPTIKPEEEQLDFTKTAAAIDDQVRGLRPAPIAYAILDGKRTKFWQVTPLAETVTQAPGQVVRKTKHELVLAAGQHTALAINELQPAGKPKMAITAFLNGATDKFNTGEQVITK; from the coding sequence ATGACATCAGTGGTTTTTATGGGTACGCCGAAGTTTGCGGCCCCAATCTTAACAAGTTTGATTGAACAAGATTATCAGGTGTTGGCTGTTGTGACTCAACCGGATCGGTTAGTAGGCCGTAAACGAGTCTTAACTGCTTCACCGGTTAAACAAGTGGCCGTGGTGCATGATATTTTGGTGTTACAACCAGAAAAAATCAGCGGTAGTGATGAAATGCAGCAAATTATTGCGATGCAGCCAGATCTGATTGTCACGGCAGCCTTTGGTCAATTTTTACCGACTAAGTTATTGCAAGCCGCTAAAATTGGTGCTGTGAACGTGCATGGTTCATTGCTACCGAAGTATCGTGGCGGGGCACCAGTGCAATATGCCGTTATGAACGGCGAAAAAGAAACTGGTGTAACTATTATTTATATGATTAAAAAAATGGATGCCGGCGATATGTTAGCGCAGCGGGCCATTCCCATTGAAGCTGATGATGATACAGGTACTTTGTTTGATAAGCTCAGTTTAGTTGGCCGCGACTTATTGTTGGCCACCTTACCTAAGTTGATTGCTGGTGAGATTGAGGCGATCCCGCAAGATGAGACACAAGTCACCTTTTCACCAACCATTAAGCCAGAAGAAGAGCAATTGGACTTTACTAAAACGGCAGCCGCCATTGATGATCAAGTCCGTGGATTACGACCGGCACCGATTGCTTATGCTATTTTAGATGGAAAACGCACTAAGTTTTGGCAAGTGACCCCGTTAGCTGAAACGGTTACGCAAGCCCCAGGTCAGGTCGTTCGTAAGACCAAACACGAGTTAGTTTTAGCGGCGGGACAGCATACCGCCTTAGCAATCAACGAATTACAGCCCGCTGGTAAGCCGAAGATGGCGATTACCGCTTTCTTAAATGGCGCGACTGATAAATTTAATACTGGAGAGCAGGTAATTACAAAATGA
- the rsmB gene encoding 16S rRNA (cytosine(967)-C(5))-methyltransferase RsmB — MTEVGNSPRWLAVSALAKINNGAYSNLQLSQLINQHSMDRRDINLLTNIVYGVIQHRLTLEYWLTPFVRHPHQLDPWVHELLLTALYQWQYLDKIPQRAVFNETIEIAKVKGHPGIRRFVTGVLHQMDRSGLPDFDQIEDADERLSVTYSMPIWIIDELRDQLGAAKMQQIIASLNQPAKQSLRVNTAVSDVDGVATALRNEDLDVELSELSPIGLVVTEGQAINTDAMKYGMFTVQDESAQLVVPAMDVQPGDRVLDACAAPGGKTTQIAAALDASQGGQVVAFDIHTPKVRLINQNAVRMHVADRIVATELDARKVQTQFSAETFDRILVDAPCSGLGLIRRKPEIRYEKELQDSLNLQRVQLSILTAVAPTLKKGGIMTYSTCTILKQENQDVIDEFLANHPDFELVKTPTEQQVKADRESLTLAIYPDDYLSDGFFIACLRKK; from the coding sequence ATGACAGAAGTAGGCAATAGTCCTCGTTGGTTAGCCGTTTCGGCGTTAGCCAAGATTAATAATGGGGCGTACTCTAATTTACAACTGAGCCAATTAATTAATCAACATAGTATGGATCGGCGTGATATTAATTTATTAACGAATATCGTCTATGGCGTTATTCAGCATCGCCTAACCCTTGAATATTGGTTAACGCCCTTTGTCCGCCACCCACATCAACTTGATCCTTGGGTGCATGAATTGTTACTAACAGCGCTCTATCAATGGCAATATTTAGATAAAATCCCACAACGGGCCGTCTTCAATGAAACCATTGAAATTGCTAAAGTGAAAGGTCATCCGGGGATTCGGCGGTTTGTGACCGGGGTCTTACATCAAATGGATCGCAGTGGGTTACCTGACTTTGATCAGATTGAAGATGCTGATGAACGCTTGAGTGTGACTTATAGTATGCCAATCTGGATTATTGACGAACTGCGTGATCAATTAGGTGCGGCTAAGATGCAACAGATTATTGCATCGTTGAATCAACCGGCAAAGCAATCCTTACGGGTGAATACGGCGGTTTCAGATGTCGACGGTGTCGCGACAGCCTTGCGCAATGAAGACTTAGATGTTGAATTAAGTGAGCTTTCACCAATCGGTTTGGTAGTTACTGAAGGCCAAGCGATTAATACGGATGCGATGAAATACGGCATGTTTACCGTTCAAGATGAAAGTGCCCAACTGGTGGTGCCAGCAATGGATGTCCAGCCGGGTGACCGGGTCTTAGATGCTTGTGCCGCGCCTGGTGGGAAAACGACCCAGATTGCAGCGGCTTTAGATGCGAGTCAAGGTGGGCAAGTCGTCGCCTTTGATATTCATACACCGAAAGTTCGGTTAATTAACCAAAATGCCGTACGGATGCACGTAGCTGATCGGATTGTGGCGACGGAACTGGATGCACGCAAAGTACAGACCCAATTCTCAGCGGAAACCTTTGATCGGATCTTGGTTGATGCACCGTGTTCAGGCCTCGGGCTCATTCGGCGGAAGCCAGAAATTCGTTACGAAAAAGAATTACAAGATAGTTTGAACCTCCAGCGGGTTCAGCTATCGATTTTAACGGCGGTTGCGCCAACCTTGAAAAAAGGTGGTATTATGACGTATAGTACGTGTACTATTTTGAAACAAGAAAATCAAGATGTGATTGATGAATTCTTAGCAAACCATCCTGATTTCGAATTGGTCAAAACACCTACTGAGCAGCAAGTGAAGGCTGATCGGGAGTCATTGACCTTAGCCATCTATCCAGATGATTATCTTTCAGATGGTTTCTTCATTGCCTGTTTACGAAAAAAATAA
- a CDS encoding Stp1/IreP family PP2C-type Ser/Thr phosphatase, whose product MDFAYRSDIGQQREENEDYVGVFKNTVGVNFAIVADGIGGHQGGDVASEMAVSHMGYRFENTTFSQPTDAVKWLANEVQDENQHIIEKAREFSDLNGMGTTMVAALLFDDEFLMANIGDSRGYLLRDGKLRQLTEDHSLVNELVKRGEISAEEARQHPQKNIITRTLGISPDADIDTNLYKMQAGDQLLLCSDGLTNMVTDAQLMQVLQMTTQSATEKCETLVKMANTAGGLDNITALIVVVDGEVASK is encoded by the coding sequence GTGGATTTTGCATATCGGTCGGATATTGGCCAACAACGCGAAGAAAATGAAGACTATGTTGGCGTGTTTAAAAACACGGTGGGCGTTAATTTTGCTATTGTCGCAGATGGTATCGGTGGTCATCAAGGCGGCGATGTTGCATCCGAAATGGCGGTTTCCCATATGGGGTATCGGTTTGAAAATACGACTTTTAGTCAACCAACGGATGCTGTTAAATGGCTTGCCAACGAAGTTCAAGATGAAAATCAACATATTATTGAAAAGGCCCGTGAATTTTCAGATTTAAATGGTATGGGCACCACGATGGTAGCAGCCTTACTGTTTGATGATGAATTTTTGATGGCTAATATTGGGGATAGTCGGGGTTACCTGTTGCGTGATGGGAAACTAAGACAACTCACTGAAGACCATTCTTTAGTCAACGAGCTGGTTAAACGGGGCGAAATTTCTGCAGAAGAAGCGCGCCAACACCCACAAAAAAATATCATTACACGAACATTGGGAATTTCACCAGATGCCGATATTGATACTAACTTGTATAAAATGCAAGCTGGCGATCAATTGTTATTATGTTCAGATGGATTAACTAATATGGTGACGGATGCGCAACTTATGCAAGTGTTACAAATGACGACCCAATCCGCAACCGAAAAATGTGAAACCTTAGTTAAAATGGCGAATACCGCCGGCGGTTTAGATAATATTACCGCTTTAATTGTGGTGGTTGATGGTGAGGTGGCCAGTAAATGA